A single window of Vigna unguiculata cultivar IT97K-499-35 chromosome 1, ASM411807v1, whole genome shotgun sequence DNA harbors:
- the LOC114187801 gene encoding uncharacterized protein LOC114187801, producing MKIISFVGLAGYYKRFIEGFSKVSRRIGPVAYEIALPLQLVNLHSVFHVSHLRKYVFDPSHVLEVEDVQIREDLIVEVPPVALEDNRVEECRGKPVNLVKVIWDQRIDDSTWELEEDKRKSHSHLLP from the exons ATGAAGATCATAAGCTTCGTGGGTTTAGCTGGCTATTACAAGAGATTCATAGAAGGATTTTCGAAG GTATCGAGGAGGATTGGACCggtggcttatgagattgcaTTGCCTCTTCAATTGGTAAATCTCCATTCGGTATTTCATGTGTCACATTTGAGGAAATACGTGTTTGACCCATCCCATGTGTTGGAAGTTGAGGATGTTCAGATTAGGGAAGATCTCATTGTGGAAGTACCACCAGTGGCCTTAGAGGATAACCGAGTTGAAGAATGTAGAGGAAAACCAGTAAATCTTGTCAAAGTCATTTGGGACCAGAGGATAGatgactctacttgggagttagaggaggataaGAGGAAGTCGCATTCGCACCTACTTCCCTAG
- the LOC114187808 gene encoding uncharacterized protein LOC114187808: MEGYHKCNNCGQEGHFGKDCPSLARCELVVSTSRSGLVRTLSFCVRCPVEVEGRRYKVNLIYLPLHELEVVLGMDWLSTNRILINCREKKLLFHNSVEPELLSSQGVMKEIQRGAQCFIIFIHLEVEKEEGTSVILVLHEFEDVFVEEVPGLPPSREVEFSIDLVPGTGLVSMASYHMALAKLVELKSQIEGLLRK; this comes from the exons ATGGAGGGTTACCACAAATGTAACAATTGTGGCCAGGAGGGCCACTTTGGCAAGGACTGCCCCTCCCTTGCTAGG TGTGAACTTGTGGTATCTACTTCGCgatcgggtttggtcaggacattGTCCTTTTGTGTTAGatgtccagtggaggtagaaGGGCGTAGATACAAGGTAAATCTGATCTACTTACCTCTACATGAGTTAGAGGTGgtcttgggaatggattggctctctaccAATCGCATTCTTATAAATTGCCGAGAGAAAAAGTTATTGTTCCACAACTCGGTAGAGCCCGAGTTGTTGTCATCTCAAGGGGTCATGAAAGAGATCCAAAGAGGCGCGCAGTGCTTCATAATTTTCATTCATCTTGAGGTAGAGAAGGAAGAAGGGACATCGGTCATACTAGTACTACATGAGTTTGAGGACGTGTTCGTAGAGGaagtaccagggttgcctcccagtagagaggtggaaTTCTCAATTGACCTGGTGCCTGGAACCGGTCTAGTGTCGATGGCTTCGTATCATATGGCTCTGGCGAAGTTAGTGGAACTCAAGAGTCAAATAGAGGGGCTATTGAGGAAATAG